TGCTTTTAACCACACAAACGTTATTCTCTTaatatgttttcagtttttaatatcACGAAGGGACAAGTAGGAACTGCTCATCCCACCCCCTTGTGCCTCGCTCCTGCTCACACTAAATTTAGTTGTGAAATCCGGACGCTACAGGAGAACACAAGCAAATGAAGTACGGAAAAAAGGAAACGAGGCCTTGGAAGCCGACCCACGGGGTCTTCCGTTTCCTGGGCTTTTCTCTCACTCCCACACATGTACGCTTGTTGTTCTTTGTCGCGCTTGGGTCTGGTGGTGGGCCGGGAAGCAAAGACTATCTGCGCTGTATACAAACACTGAAGTCAATGGCATTTGATTGCAAGGATCCTCATCCTGGCGGCTCCAGGAACACTTCAGCTGACTGAAGGAAGTCCGGACCACCAGAAACCCCCATCCCCCATAAGAATTTCCCTCTATTTGTTGCCCTTCCCACTGTATGGTGGCTGAGGACAGAAAGAGCTCCGGAGGTCACACAGTTCTGTCCACTACCTGTGTCTTCTCTACATGGACTCCAATTGAAACATTGTTTGATGAggttatttcaaaatacacgaacatgaaatgcatgttttattgtgtatttCAGCTTGCTGGCCCAAAGCGCTGCCTTCCGCATTCCATGAAGAACACAGCCTTATCCACTATCATCCCGATTAAGTTAATCATATTTGCTGGATTTCATGTGATGTTGTGTATATTTGCCTCTAgcagtcattttttatttcctacATCTTATCACTTTTAATTCCTTGTCATTCACACAAATCTAAAATCTCATCCACAAAGGCTGGCTGGTCAAATATGTATTTACAGTCATGTAAGGACAAGAGAAATTAGCCAGTGGAGTAGAAAAGCCTTATTATAGCACGATCAGTGCTAGAAGCAAGACTAGCTGTAGCATTTTGTTCACTTCAAAGTGTGTTTGGGAGCAGAACCGACTAAGGCATTGTAGGCCATCAACTGTGTTGGGAGCATCTCACGCAGCCCTGAGGGCCTGACCTTCAACAACCCCTTGGAAGCACACAGCATAGAAACCAGACCATTTACTTTTCTTCCTGGAAAACTAACAGCATGATACATGACCTAATGGCATAGGTGCCGTTTGGTCTGTAAATTACCTTACTATTTACATATGCCTCATCTAATTCTCCATAAGAACAGATATGATAAGATTTCCTGCATTCtctcttattattgttattccttTGCTTGTCTAattcttttatccaaagcgacctacagtTTTATCTGTTCATGTAGCTCATTATTTTATGGGAAGCGCTTCAGATTAAGTGCCTCTCCACAGGTACGAGAAGgtctgaattttcaaaaatctgTCTTGACTCTCAGCAAGCTGTACTGTTCCCCTGAGTTTCTCCATCCTTTGTCACAAGTGAAGCATAAGGCTGAAATAAATTGATGGGGTCCATGCATTAAAACAaatgagctaaatgaagaaaactggAGAAAGTCACAGCTacaaaataagtgaataaagCAAACAGGCGGACAAACGTCACTCGCCATGTGATTTATTCCCTTCTTGAACTCTTGCTGCTGACGTCGTTCCTGTTTTTATCATCGACATTACGCTGCCTAAACACTCATGAACTGGACCGCGTAACAAACCAGTTAAACATAAACATGTCATTAGTTGTTACTACTCCCTAGCAGCACTACAACAGGGTCTTTCGTGGGACTTGAACTTGCATCATTCAGTTTATAAGTCTGTGTCCTTGACCACGAAGCCTTTGTACTGCCCaccaataaatatttaaactatACTGCCTACAACATGTAGATAATGAGTTCACAAACTTACAACATATTAAACTTGCTCttaataacataaatattcaGGTATGTGGGTGTTTTGAACTTTTGTGGGTGAAATTGAGCAACAAACTTGTTTTCTCACACTTTAAACTTGAGTAATATCTGGGTCTCTGGCTCAACACATTTCCTCCCTCCTGCAAGTCTGTGTGTGGTGCTCTTCCAGACACAGCGACTGCTCTTCTTACCACAGTTGTCATGATCACGATGTCACGGACCAACATTAGAATCCCGTGGATTCGGACTCCTTGcctaatttatatttttcacttgtCCCCAGATGGCGGATCATGTTGATAAAGAGCACAGATAAACCAACCAAACAAAGACAGCTCCTTGAGCAAATGTGAGATGCCACCCAAGGGCACAAGCCATGTCCTTCAGGTGTCTATTTGTAACACGCTACACATTGTGTGATTGGATATGTTTTGCTGCCCTTCACATTGAAGCAAACAGGGACTTCCCGTCAGAATTAGAGAGCAGATAACAAAGAGTCCTCTCTGAGGCATCTCGCTTTAAAAAAACTTAACCCTGAACTGAAGGGACCTTAGCTTTTTCCACGAACCATCAGCATCACATGACCTAAGACTGGGtcacaatataaaataacacaTAGACAGCTTTTATTCTGTCATTCATGTAGAAAATAATCCAAAAAAGTGCATATTTCATGACATTCCTTGTAATTTAACACTGTGTATGCTTCAGCATGTCAACATACACAGACATGCTTTCGAAACCCGTAAGGTAGAATTCATTTTCAAGTGTACTCTACTGTCATCCTCCCGCTAATAGCATAAGTCTGTTAGTGAGTGTCAGATCTATAGCATGGGCTGTAGAGAATACTTCATCAGTAGGTATCAAATAAAGACGTGAAACACTGCTATTAATATCACAAGCTATTGAGAATTCCTCCCATCACACAGTCCCACATGGCTTATCACACAGCAGCATGTTCTGAAAACATCCCTGCACAATGGGTCAACTCAGGACAATGCAGTGCCTTTCAGCAATAGTGGGTCTTCGCTGTTTTGGTTTGCCTCAGTCTGATATTCATTGGTATACAGGAAGgtttaactgaataaatttagggttagggtttagatAACAATATAGAGATGGTGCGTGTTAGGGACTGGATCAGACCATCTATTGGTTTCAAGCTCAAAGCCTTctccaaaaataaaaacctgctgAATGATCTTCATTTCCCTtttgaaacaggaaaaaaaaagaaaaaaacatttcccaaGTGATAACCTCAGTCCAGCTACAACATGACCAGAATTTATAACCAAGATTTGAGAGATCAAATTTGCTGTGGACAGAGATACCTCGGTGTCACGATTTGATGACTTTCCAGCTGAGGACTGTTATCCAGCCAAGTGAACTTCCAGCAGTGTATGAATACTCAACAATTCCACCTACCTTAAGTGATCAGCAGTATTTCTTCAGCTCACATTCCATGCCTAAAACAGCACCTGCAGAGGAAATATGTACTggtatttatgtttaaataagCCCTATTTAAATGAGCCTTGCAGCAGAAGATCTGAGGGAATTCCTTGAGGACACACTTCCATAGTGCTGCTCATTGTTGGCCTAAACTGAAAAGTCATCAGCAACAAATCTTGAAAACGTCATACTGCAGGGCTGAAGGTCAAAACATTATGGTGCTTCACAGCTATGATTAGGCAGtgctttctaataacttccagaaggctGTCCATACATTCCAGAAATCTTTTACACTTAAACACTTTGGTCATCCATGTATTTTCAGAGGAAGCTTCTAGAGTGTAGCAAGTGTAACAAGAAGATATATATTTCTTTGCCATGTTTGTAAAGGGTCACCAGCCTTTAAAACATAGCAAGGCATGATGTTATTGAAAGGTAATTTGGTTCtgatttaacaagaaaatagatgGAGACAAACTTCTCAAGAGTTTTTTGCATGGTTGGGTGAACCCCATTCCAGTGAATTTGCGTGACTCTCAATGCATCATAATACCAATACCGACACTGGTTAAAAGAGATCATACCCTGGGAGTTGTTTGGTGCAACAAGTTATTTGTAAACTTTAGTTAGTTGTGTCCTTGACTTATTCTTCCTTCCTTGGGCTATAATGATATGATGTAGCTGTAGGGATTGAAAGTAGTCTCTATGTGGTTGAAACTCACCATTGTTTTTTTCTATGAATGGATACAATATCTCCAACACTCCTTTAGAAAACTGGAGCCCAGTTTGGCTGACAGCCTATGGAAGATTTGGGTTGAGGGCAACAGGAGACCATAATGATAGTCAATATCCCCAGGTATCTCTTAAAGTTTCTTCAGTCTAGAAGAATGTGGAATACaacaatatttataaataaagatgaaatattGTAAAACGTGAATAAACGAGTTTCGTGCCAGGTGAATTATGTTGACTGACTTTAAACTATTTTAATGCTAAACTACATGATTGATGgaaaagccaaagaaagaaacttttttagGAAATGCTAACAAATTCTGgagttatattttttaaatgtaatttcaaagTTTTAGCTGCATTGAATTTCTCTCTCAcgatctttttcttttattttttctttttttaaaattttttccctGCTTCCCTggtccggttccctgcgaccccgtgtggaacaagcggttcagaaaatctgtgtgtgtatatacagtatatataaaatcttAAATTTGGTACAGAAGCCACTCCCATCTCTTTCGGTTTGGGAAGTTTTTTTCTGAGTCTTTTATTATCCCAAATGAATTTAAAGATCAAGctatctaaattaaaaaataaaaatcatccAACAAGTTACAGTATGATTTGGAAGGGGTATAGCAGACAAGGTAAAGCATTCATCGTAACAATACTCATTACTGAAATAGGTAGAGCTCCATGTGTCTGAATCACTTTCAATAACCAATGTTCTCAGGGATGGTTCAGTTGGTCCTCAAGCTACTTTATGTTAAAGAATTATGAGTTATTTTAGACTGTTAGGTATATGGATAACTTTGTGTATGGCAcgattgtttttctttaaaatagtCTTCCTGTTgagggtgtggtgatgcagcaggtttggcttgtgcctgttctctggtgggtttggggttcgagtcccgcttgaggtgccttgcgatggactggcctcctgacctgggtgtgtcccctgcgccaTATattggcaggttaggctccagctcactgcgaccctgcttgggacaagcagtttcagtcagtgtgtgtagtCTTCCTGTTGTCAAGCATTTACCacttcacttttctccagatcaacttaaacttatttacccatatatatatagctgggtcactttactgaagcaattcagggtaagtaccttgctcaagggtactacagctggaggtgagattgaaacctgcagcctttgggtgtaaaggcaacagctataaCTACTATGCTATGAGCTGCCCCTAAGTCCCAGTTCCTAATTTTAGTCAAAGGCAAATTTTGATcgttaggaaaaaaaaaaaaaaaaaactggctttcTTCCTGTATGTTCATAAAAGCAATAGGAAGAAGATGGAGAAAGTCCAGAATTAATGTTGCAGTTCCACTATCCCACCACTTCTACTCTTGGAAGTGAGCCCAGCAGCATGGGGCAAAATGCAATGTATGTCAAAATGGCTTTAAGGGCGACAGCTCATTCCCCGCCTACTGGTCCCTGGGTCACTGCCAGGCGGGTTGGGCAAGTCTTGGGTCGGATCCACAGAGCTCTTCCCGCTCCGGGGATTTGGACGGATTGGGGCATTTCAATGAGAGGACGTGTCTCTCCCCATGCCAGTGTTTGCACTCAAGAAAAAAGTGTGAGTGACTAACAGCACACCAGGAAATGGGTAATTACAATAGGATTCCTTCAGAACTAATCCCCGGTTGGCTTTAGTCTCCTGAGAAAGGTCACGTAATGTGGGCGTCTGTGCGATGATAAAGTGCCATATGAGGGACCCCTTAGCCCCCCGCCATCCGTGCAGCCGTGCCAACGCCAGGTTCGTTCTCCAACAATGCAAATCTAAGAGGCTTTGAAACTGTAAATCAGTGGTTGCACTATATTAGAAACATACTTAGAGGGTGTACTTTGGTATCTTTAATTGGCTTCACTGAGTCTAAgtggtttaagaaaaaaactgcagtgaatAGGGGACATTGTCCCATTATTCCGGGATAGATCATCTATTGTGCACAACCAAACGGCTTCATTTCAGCACCACTAGGCAAGCACTTTATTCCCTTCTCACGTTCATTGTATAAATTGTTGACATTCATACGTGAGCTATACTtacgctgctgctgcaggaaaatGCTGCACACGACGCACTTGGGCGAACAGGTTATAACAGGTATAAGACACGGTGGAGACGATCATTTCTAAAGCTTATGGGAAAACTGCACTTATTTGTCGCCCCCCCtcgcctccctccctctgtcccccCCTCCCGTccacgctctctctctttctctctctcttcccctccctctctttttGAGGCGTCTCTCGCCGGTATTGTGTTTCCCCGCCGAGCGCCGTGCGGGTACTGCGCGTTCCAGTGTAAATATTGACGCCTCCCTGCGTGTTTGAATGGGAAGGAGCCCCCCGGAGCGGATCTACGCAAACCAATCAGAGCACGTGGGCTCATTACACCTCTTCTTCTTAAGAGATCATTAATGTCACGGATGCGTCAAACATTAACGTCCCGCGGAGGTCAAGACACCGCATAAATAGGGCGGCGCGGTGGTCGCGCTCCATAGAGACAAACTGAGCGACACACTCTGagatacacactgacacacacttctcacttggtttcatttttaattttgatttttttaaaaatatacacattttttttttccttttctctcttctccATCCGCTGTGATGAGTGGATTATTGCTGAGGTACCCCTGGGTGGGGGTGGCGCTGTGCTCTGCGCTCCTGCCCCCGGCGCTCGCCTcgcccctgctgccccaggagCCGGTCCGCTGCGCTCCCTGCACGCCGGAGAAGACGCTCGATTGCCCGGCAGTGGCCCCGGGCTGCGCCGAGGTGCTGCGGGAGCCGGGCTGCGGGTGCTGCCTCGCCTGCGCGCTCGCCAAGGGCGACTCGTGCGGGATCTACACGGCGCACTGTGGCTCCGGGTTACGGTGCATGCCGAGACCCGGGGACCCGAGACCCCTGCATTCTCTTACGCGGGGCCAAGGCGTGTGCGTGGAGATCTCCGAGGTGGAGCAAAGCCAGACCCCGGGTACGTGTcatactgcagctctctcctccCAAGTGAACAAGTCTCAGCAGCATTGAATCTGCACGGATTTTAGGTGCACCTTTAATTGCGTTCAGTCAACTTGTCCGCGCTCTGGACACCGGGTGCGCGCGGCCGGACTGGGGCAGCGATcaaacctttttcttttaaaaaataaaataaaataataaatgcacagTGGTTTGTTTTCGCATCTGCAGCTCTACTCGAACTGTCCTGTCCGTCCTCCCCACTGCAGATCAGGATGACACGGAGACGGACGCGCGGAACAGCGCGGCCGCGGCGCACGATCACGCGCCGGCCCCGCACTACCCCCCGCACGGCAAGCCGTTCGATCCGCGCGCGGCCGCGGACGCCCAGGAGAGCATGAAAGCCAAGGTCAACGCGATCCGCAAGAAGCTGACAGAGCTGGTGAGCCCACGGCGCGCGACATTTCAGCACCACGGCACGCGCGCGCCCTGTCCGCGCCCCGTCGCTGTGACATTGCGGATCGTTGGAGAACATCATGAGAGCATTAAAAGAACGCGAATGTGTTGCAGCTCCTGTGTGAGTGTTTGAAATTAACCACAAGGGGGAACTCCTGTGCTGCACAGTAGAGTAGACTCAGAAGTGCAGGGaggtatttaatttaattagttcaatatttaaaaaaaaaaaaaatgttgtgtgtaTGAGCATCACTCAAGATTTCGCTTGACTTTTCATTGTAAAGTGTCACGGGGAAGCAGTACTGTTGAGGCCTGTGTgcaatgaatgtgtgtgtgctgctgccaCTGGCATCCTCCCTTGGGTCTGTCCAGATAgttaccctgaaccgatgcagtaagaatactcCCCtgcataaatggtaaatcagagtaaagtTGCTAACCTGCCTCTCCGAGTTGCTGTCGACACAGGCGTAAGCTCAGTCCAGGTTAACATGTCATCAGGTATGATGCGCTTGATCTCTGCAAGGTAGTTCTTGGCAAACCCCCTTTCATAAGAAACGCGGTAAGGCGGGGTTCGGATACGGTAATCTCAGCAGCTGTCTGGGCAGGCTGCTCAGCCTTGCAGTGTGGACCATCTTGGCTGCATGTACCATCAAGTCCCCCCTGCAATTCaacgcctgtgtgtgtgtttgtgtgtgtcgaCAGGGTCCTTGCCACATGGAGTTGCACAGGGCCCTTGAGAAGATCGCCAAATCCCAGCAGAACCTGGGTGACAAGCTCACCAAGTTTTACCTGCCCAACTGTGACAAGCATGGCTTCTACAAGGCAAAGCAGGTAGGAATCCCGCCCCGGACCCTGTGACTACTTAGAACAACGGCAGGGAGTAAGTCCCCTGGGCGAGACTCTCTGTTTTCACCTTGGATACCTTGGTCTTGTTTCACTGTGATGTCACTGAGCCTCGCATGAGGCAAGACGGCACATGCGTCTGACTGGCAAGGTGTGCTGCGTGGGCAACAGAACACAGCACACAACTCTGGGGCTGGTGTGGAGGGTGAGGAATGGGACAGGTGAGGGTGGAGGTTGGTTACAGAGGAAACATTGAGGGTGAGATCAGCTCATGTACAGACTGGAGACCATGAATCTAAAGACACCCCTCAGCCGGTCtcacaaatgtaaatttggcCAAACTTTGCTAGCCGGACACACGATCACGTACATGGAAGCTTCTGGTCTGCCGAACCTTGTTTGTTTATGGAGAAGAAGGGAGTAAAATAATGGCGATCACCTTTGTTCTTTTCTCCCTTGCAGTGCGAGACATCTCTGGAGGGCCAGAGTGGAAGGTGCTGGTGCGTCTCCTCCTGGAACGGGAAGCGCATCCTTGGCTCCAGTGACCTCCTCGGAGACTCCGAGTGCCAGCAGGAGCTCACTCACTGACAGCACATAGGACCACGCCCCCCCAGTCCTTTTTTGATacctattatttatttgatgttttctttttgattcAGGTACATTGTCTGTGATTGTTAACTGTGGTCC
The window above is part of the Scleropages formosus chromosome 19, fSclFor1.1, whole genome shotgun sequence genome. Proteins encoded here:
- the igfbp1a gene encoding insulin-like growth factor-binding protein 1a, with product MSGLLLRYPWVGVALCSALLPPALASPLLPQEPVRCAPCTPEKTLDCPAVAPGCAEVLREPGCGCCLACALAKGDSCGIYTAHCGSGLRCMPRPGDPRPLHSLTRGQGVCVEISEVEQSQTPDQDDTETDARNSAAAAHDHAPAPHYPPHGKPFDPRAAADAQESMKAKVNAIRKKLTELGPCHMELHRALEKIAKSQQNLGDKLTKFYLPNCDKHGFYKAKQCETSLEGQSGRCWCVSSWNGKRILGSSDLLGDSECQQELTH